A DNA window from Mucilaginibacter xinganensis contains the following coding sequences:
- a CDS encoding peptidase domain-containing ABC transporter: MPFPHYKQPDQMDCGPTCLRMVAKHYGRNFTIQTLRTICEINREGVSLLGISDASEKIGFRSLGVKLSPQQLKEAELPCILHWRQNHFVVLYKIKNNRYYLSDPAAGLVTLSEADFTRSWVSDLDTGEGIALLISPTPQFYEQDDEKGTEVSWSFLFRYLIAYRKLVVQLLFGLGIGSLLQLITPFLTQSVVDIGINTRNLNFVYIILIAQTALIIGRVSVEFIRSWILLHISTRINISILTDFLIKLMKLPMSFFDTKMTGDIMQRMNDQRNIQTFLTGSTLSTVFSVFNLVVFSVVLAYYNIGVFFVFAVSSALYIAWIVIFLKQRRVLNYKSFEVSAKNQSSIVQLIGGMQEIKLNNCEQQKRWEWEHIQARLFKFNVKSLALSQYQQGGATFINEGKNILITFLSAQAVINGNLTLGAMVAVQYIVGQLSSPIEQLLGFMQGFQDAKISLERLNEIHQMEDEEPVNKEWSHELPENKSLSLNKLTFRYPGAGNEPVLENIDLQIPQGKTTAIVGMSGSGKTTILKLLLRFYEPQKGEIRVGDHSIHNIGFKTWRGQCGVVMQDGFIFSDSIERNIAVGDDYPDKEKLRHAIKVANIQDFIDGLPLGLNTKIGAEGNGISQGQRQRMLIARAVYKNPQYIFFDEATNALDANNERVIMDNLAGFFKGRTVVIVAHRLSTVSNADNIILLDKGHIVEQGTHQQLTALKGDYYKLVKNQLELGT; this comes from the coding sequence ATGCCTTTTCCCCACTACAAACAACCTGATCAAATGGACTGCGGACCCACCTGCCTGCGCATGGTGGCTAAGCATTATGGCCGTAATTTTACTATCCAAACCTTGCGCACCATTTGCGAGATCAACAGGGAGGGGGTATCCCTATTAGGCATCAGCGACGCTTCCGAAAAAATTGGCTTTCGCTCATTGGGGGTTAAACTCAGTCCGCAGCAGTTAAAGGAAGCCGAATTGCCCTGCATTTTACATTGGCGGCAAAATCATTTTGTGGTGCTTTATAAAATAAAGAATAACAGGTATTACCTTTCTGATCCGGCCGCGGGGTTGGTTACCCTCAGCGAAGCTGATTTTACCCGCAGCTGGGTGAGCGACCTGGATACAGGCGAAGGCATTGCCCTGCTGATATCGCCAACGCCGCAATTTTATGAGCAGGATGATGAAAAAGGCACGGAAGTTAGCTGGTCGTTTTTGTTCCGGTACCTGATAGCTTACCGCAAGCTGGTTGTTCAGCTGCTTTTCGGCTTGGGCATAGGCAGTTTGCTGCAGCTGATCACGCCGTTTTTAACCCAGTCGGTAGTGGATATAGGCATTAATACGCGCAACCTTAACTTTGTATATATTATTTTAATTGCACAAACAGCGCTGATAATAGGGCGGGTAAGTGTGGAGTTTATCCGCTCATGGATCTTGCTGCACATCAGTACGCGCATCAATATCTCTATCCTTACCGACTTTTTGATTAAGCTGATGAAGCTGCCCATGAGCTTTTTCGATACCAAAATGACGGGCGATATTATGCAGCGCATGAACGATCAGCGAAACATCCAGACATTTTTAACAGGCTCAACGCTGAGTACGGTATTCTCCGTGTTTAACCTGGTGGTGTTTTCGGTAGTGCTGGCTTACTATAACATCGGTGTGTTTTTTGTATTTGCCGTTAGCAGCGCCCTGTACATAGCCTGGATAGTGATCTTTTTAAAACAGCGCAGGGTACTAAACTATAAAAGCTTTGAGGTATCGGCCAAAAACCAAAGTAGCATAGTGCAGCTTATTGGCGGCATGCAGGAAATAAAACTGAATAACTGCGAGCAGCAAAAGCGCTGGGAATGGGAGCACATTCAGGCGCGCCTGTTTAAGTTTAACGTAAAAAGCCTTGCACTAAGCCAGTACCAGCAGGGCGGTGCAACCTTTATTAACGAGGGTAAAAATATCCTGATCACCTTTTTAAGTGCACAGGCGGTAATAAACGGTAATTTAACCCTGGGTGCCATGGTTGCGGTGCAATATATTGTTGGCCAGCTAAGCAGCCCTATTGAACAATTGTTAGGGTTTATGCAGGGTTTCCAGGATGCCAAGATCAGTTTGGAAAGGCTAAACGAAATTCACCAGATGGAAGACGAGGAGCCGGTAAATAAAGAATGGAGCCACGAGCTTCCGGAAAATAAAAGCCTTAGCCTTAACAAACTTACCTTTCGCTATCCGGGTGCAGGCAATGAGCCTGTTCTGGAAAATATAGACCTGCAAATTCCGCAGGGTAAAACCACCGCTATTGTTGGGATGAGCGGCAGCGGAAAAACCACCATATTGAAACTGCTGCTGCGCTTTTACGAGCCGCAAAAAGGGGAGATCAGGGTAGGCGACCATTCCATTCACAACATTGGTTTTAAAACCTGGCGCGGGCAGTGCGGCGTGGTTATGCAGGACGGCTTTATTTTTTCTGACTCGATAGAACGAAACATAGCAGTTGGCGACGATTACCCGGATAAGGAAAAACTGCGCCACGCCATAAAGGTAGCTAACATCCAGGATTTTATTGACGGGCTGCCTTTAGGCCTCAATACCAAAATTGGAGCAGAAGGCAATGGCATAAGCCAGGGCCAGCGCCAGCGGATGCTGATAGCGCGCGCCGTTTACAAAAACCCGCAATATATATTTTTTGATGAGGCTACCAATGCGCTTGATGCTAACAACGAGCGGGTAATTATGGATAACCTTGCCGGGTTTTTTAAAGGGCGAACAGTAGTGATAGTAGCACACCGCTTAAGTACAGTTAGCAATGCCGATAATATTATTTTGCTTGACAAGGGCCATATTGTGGAGCAAGGCACGCACCAGCAGTTAACGGCGCTAAAGGGCGACTATTACAAGTTGGTAAAAAATCAGCTGGAGTTGGGTACTTAG